The stretch of DNA GCGGGCCCGAGCGGCCCGTGGCGGCGCGGGCCTTACGGGAACAGGCTGGATACAGCAGCGCGGCGGCATCCCGGAGCGGGACGACCGCCATCCCGGAGGGGGGACGATGACGGACAGTCCCACCACCGCGGGCCTGGCCAGGAGCGGACTCGACGCCCTGTCCGGGCCCCTCGGCGGGCCCGGCCGCGCGGTCGCCGGACCCACGGGCACGCTGCACGACGAGCCCGCCGACCGAGCGAGGCGGCAGGAACGAGAGGAGCCGGAGCGATGACCTCCACCACCACCCGGGCCGCGGCCCTTCCGGCCGAGCACCGTGCGCGGCTCATGCGGTTCGCCCGCGAGACCTCCTTCGACATGGGCGCCCGTCTGTTCCAGGAGGGCCGGCACGCCGACCGGTTCTGGATCATCCGGACCGGCACCGTCGCCCTCGACCTGCACGTCCCGGGCCGGAGCGCCGCCGTCATCGAATCGCTGGGCCACGGCGAACTGGTCGGCTGGTCCTGGCACTTCCCGCCCCATGTGTGGCAGCTGGGCGCCGAGGCCACGAGCCCGGTGCGGGCCTACGAGTTCGACGCCGAGGCCGTGCGCACGCTGTGCGGGGAGGATCCCGAGTTCGGTCGCGCCGTCGCCGTCTGGGTCGGCGGTGTGGTCGCCCACCGGCTGCAGGCGGCCCGCATCCGGCTGCTCGACCTGTACGCCCCCTACGGCAGCGGGGGCAGGTGAATCCGCCCGCACCCGCATCCGACGTCCCGAGGAGGAGACCGTGCACGGCAGCCCGCACATCGTGAGCGACGTCATGACGCACACCGTCGTGGCCGTGGGCCGTGACGCCCCGTTCAAGGAGATGATCAACCTCATGGCGCAGTGGAAGGTCAGTGCCCTTCCGGTGCTGGAGGGCGAGGGACGCGTGATCGGTGTCGTGTCCGAGGCCGACCTGCTGCCCAAGGAGGAGTTCCGGGACAGCGATCCCGACCGTTTCACCCAGCTGCGCCGGCTGCCCGACCTGGCCAAGGCGGGCGCGGTGACGGCCGAGGAGCTGATGACGTCCCCGGCGGTCACCGTCCACTCCGACGCCACTCTCGCCGAGGCCGCGCGCATCATGGCCCAGCGCCGGGTCAAGCGGCTGCCCGTCGTCAGCGGCGAGGGAATGCTGGAGGGCATGGTCAGCCGGGGCGACCTGCTGAAGGTGTTCCTGCGGTCGGACGACGACCTCGCCGAGGAGGTCCGCCGGGAGATCGTCTCCTACCTCTTCCCCGCGCCGCTCGAACCGATCCACATCGGCGTACGCGACGGCGTGGTCACGCTCACCGGCCGGATCCGGGACACCTCGCTGGTGCCCGTGGCCGCCCGCCTGGTGCGGGCCATCGAGGGAGTCGTCGACGTCGAGTGCGACCTGACGAGCGGTCCGGCGCTGACCGAACCGCGCTGAGCACATCGCGCCGTCGCCGTCGCCTCTTCGGCGGCGGCCGGTGAAGCCCGCGGGTCGTGGACACGGCCGGCCCCACGGTCCGCGGGGGCACATCGGCCGTG from Streptomyces sp. 6-11-2 encodes:
- a CDS encoding cyclic nucleotide-binding domain-containing protein: MTSTTTRAAALPAEHRARLMRFARETSFDMGARLFQEGRHADRFWIIRTGTVALDLHVPGRSAAVIESLGHGELVGWSWHFPPHVWQLGAEATSPVRAYEFDAEAVRTLCGEDPEFGRAVAVWVGGVVAHRLQAARIRLLDLYAPYGSGGR
- a CDS encoding CBS domain-containing protein, with the protein product MHGSPHIVSDVMTHTVVAVGRDAPFKEMINLMAQWKVSALPVLEGEGRVIGVVSEADLLPKEEFRDSDPDRFTQLRRLPDLAKAGAVTAEELMTSPAVTVHSDATLAEAARIMAQRRVKRLPVVSGEGMLEGMVSRGDLLKVFLRSDDDLAEEVRREIVSYLFPAPLEPIHIGVRDGVVTLTGRIRDTSLVPVAARLVRAIEGVVDVECDLTSGPALTEPR